The following proteins come from a genomic window of Daphnia carinata strain CSIRO-1 chromosome 6, CSIRO_AGI_Dcar_HiC_V3, whole genome shotgun sequence:
- the LOC130690326 gene encoding uncharacterized protein LOC130690326, whose protein sequence is MKIFSGTMVLMSAIISISPQYFHQHSVGQHQWWLPYYQQPHAAFQYGYEYQPTALLYPVATDLPSFRYSYAANTPSTFFREHEGLGRGNQGKQENWVRLLPTVGYRYKNNPNEEVDVMPRIKSSFLDFPAGKKQGQEGRLFYFNSDSSINPFLKTVTLRVTSTCTSLSIISCIPAANLPDAPIPACRRRRDIEMSHPGEDGTQFSVNPSKVQPVTPTAAPWPVVPRDSAQISSVDVISSKELEINNSKLRGFSNQSEKPDREARFIWKHQFTSTTTTSWSVVSSTLTQTFVPAADLACLPPGYVVC, encoded by the exons ATGAAAATCTTCTCAGGCACGATGGTTCTAATGTCGGCCATTATATCCATCTCTCCTCAATACTTCCATCAGCACTCGGTTGGCCAACATCAATGGTGGTTGCCTTATTACCAACAGCCACACGCAGCATTTCAATACGGTTATGAGTATCAACCAACGGCGTTACTGTATCCTGTTGCAACTGACCTCCCGTCCTTCCGATATTCGTACGCTGCGAATACACCTAGCACATTCTTCCGTGAA CATGAAGGACTGGGTCGAGGCAACCAAGGAAAGCAAGAAAATTGGGTACGACTGTTACCTACCGTTGGTTACCGCTATAAGAACAATCCCAATGAAGAGGTTGATGTCATGCCAAGGATTAAGAGCTCCTTTCTAGATTTCCCTGCCGGCAAGAAGCAAGGACAGGAAGgccgtttgttttatttcaactcAGATTCTTCTATCAATCCATTCTTGAAAACTGTTACGTTGAGAGTAACTTCGACTTGCACATCTCTAAGCATCATATCGTGCATTCCGGCCGCCAATCTTCCAGACGCACCTATTCCAGCTTGCCGTCGTAGGCGTGACATTGAAATGAGTCATCCAGGTGAAGACGGAACGCAGTTTTCTGTCAATCCATCTAAAGTCCAACC CGTTACGCCTACCGCGGCGCCGTGGCCAGTTGTTCCCCGTGATTCCGCTCAAATTTCGTCAGTTGATGTGATTTCATCAAAAGAACTGGAGATCAACAACTCTAAATTGAGAGGATTTTCGAACCAATCTGAGAAGCCCGACAGGGAGGCTAGATTTATTTGGAAACATCAATTCACGTCAACTACGACAACCAGTTGGTCGGTCGTCTCCAGTACACTTACGCAAACGTTTGTTCCAGCGGCTGACTTGGCCTGCTTGCCACCCGGATACGTTGTCTGCTAA